The window GTCTTTGCTTGCACTATCGGTAATAGGTGATCCTATAACTCTTCTTGCGAGTGGAACATGTGAAACGTTATAAATTGCTTGTGAGTCTGTTTGTGGGGACCAATCTAAAATATCATTTGGATACCAGTATGAACTTTCAGGAATTTGTGCAAAAATAGCTATAGAAAGAATTGAGAATAATATAATAATTATTTTTTTCATTATTTACCACCTACTCTTTGCATTATTCTGTCGTATTCTTCTTGTACTTCTTTTTGAGCGTCTAATAGAGCTTGCTCAACTGATTTTTGACCTGTTAAAACAAAATCTCTTGCTTCAACTAATTTGTCCCACAAAAGTGCGCCGACTGGAAGTGGTGGTCTTGTTTTTGCGTGATCCAGTAAATCTACAAAAACCTTTTGCGAAGGATCTTTCTTTAGAAAATCATCTACTGCAGGTTTATATGTTGGAAGGTGCAACGTATCAACTGAGTAAATTACTTGACCTTTTGTAGCAATAAAATATGCAAGTTTTGCAGCGGCTTCTTTATTTTTAGCACCTTTTGGAATTGCAAGGCTCCAACCACCGGCCCAGGTAACTGGTTGACCACTTTTTGTTGGAATACCAGTGATTTCATATTTAAAATCTTTAGGAGCAAACATTCTTAGCCCAGATATAGTCCAATTTCCATCGACGATCATTGCAAGTTTTCCTGCCGTAAATGGATTTAAATCCCCTATTTGCAGTGAGCCGAAAGCATTTAATGCTTCATAGCCAAATCTATCTGCCCATTCTTTTTGCCATTTATATGCTTCAATAACGCCTGGATCAGTTGCGAATACGAATTTTCCCGTTTTTTTGTCAAATACTTTACCTTCAAATGCATATATCCAAGTATATGGCCAACCTTGTGCATACCATGGTATAAAGCCTACAGTTTCATACCTTCCACGTTTTCCCTCAACGGTAAGTTTTTCAGCTACGTCTATCATTTCATATACAGTTTTTGGTGGCTTTGAATAGCCTGCTTTTTCTAAGAGTTTTTTATTATAAAGAAGAATTCTAACGTCTGTATCAAATGGTAGAGCCCACATTTTTCCATTGAAAATACATTCTTCAATGGCAAAATCGTAGAATTGCTTTTTCATTTCTTCGATATTTATTCCTGCCATTTTTAAATAATCTTCCATAGGTTCAAGAACATTGTTAGCAGCTCTTTGTGAGACAGTAAATCTATCTAGATAAACTAGATCTGGCCCTGTACCGGCTGCTACAGCTGTTAAAAGTTTGGTTGAATCGGTTTCTGCAGCAGGGACAAGTACAACTTTAACTTTAATGTCCGGATTTTCTTTTTCAAATTCTGCAATGATTTTGTCAATACTACTTTTATCAGGATCTCTTGAAAGACCATGCCAAAATACTACTTCTACTTGTGAAAATAAGATACTTACGACTAAAACTGCAATAATGACACTTAAAAATTTTTTCATGAAAACACCTCCCCTTTATTGTGGTTGTTAACTTGATTTTACAAGTTTGTTTAACATAAAGTCAAAGTCATTGAGGTTCAATTAGATTTGTTTATACCTGTATATACAGGTATAAACAAATAGATCTTTTCTTTTTGTTAGAAAATCTTTTTTGTGTATTATGCATTGCATAAAAAATTAACAAATTTGATACTTTATTTGTAATATAAAATGTTTTAAAGTATATTATGCAACGCATAATAAGGAGGTGTTATTTTGGAAAAACTTGGAAGATTTGTACAAAAAAATGCTATTTGGGTTGTTTTGATCACTGTATTATTAACCGTATTTTTTAGCTATGAGATTAAGGATTTACAAATACAAGATGATATTACCAAATACCCGCCAAAGGATGATCCTTTGGTTCGAAAGTATGATTCGCTAGCAAGAGAATTTGGTATTAATTCGATGTTGATGGTTGGATTTTCTATTGATTCGTTTAATGATTTAAAGGCTATTGATAATCTAACCCAGGAAATTTCAAAACTTGAAGGTGTAGAGCATGTAACTTCTCTTACGAATATTCCTTTAGTTGTTGAAACAGACTATGGAATAGAAGTTTCAACAGTTTCTGAAATATTAAAAACAAGGGATATTAATCCTACCTATCTTTTAAAGTATAAAACTTTAAAGGATAAATTTATTTCAGATGATGCAAAAGCTGGTTTGATGCTTGTTTCTCTTGAGAGTGGAAAAGAGTCTGAGACTTTTTCAAGATTAAAAGAAGTTATTGAAAATAAATACCCAAAAGATGTACATTTTTTTGGGGTCGCTGCTGTCAACGAAGCGGTAAAAGAAATTACATTAAAAAATATTTTAAGGCTTGTCCCAATTTCGATATTTATAGTAATACTTATTCTTTCAGTAACTTTCAGAAAAATTTCAGGTGCAATTTTACCCATTTTAGGTGTAATTGTAAGTGTAATTTGGACAATGGGCCTAATTGCATTATTTGGTTTTAACATAACGGTTGCAAATTCAATTATTCCAGTTGCACTTATTTCCATAGGTACAGCCTATTCTATACATGTTGTAAATAAATATTATGAAGAAAAAGGAGAAAGAGCTCAAAGAGTAATTTCAACGATTTCAGATGTTGGTCTTGCAGTTATTTTAAGCGGACTTACAACTGCTGTTGGATTTCTTTCACTTTTGACTGCTGATATAAAACCGGTTTGGATAATGGGAATATTTTCAAGTATAGGAGTAATGTTATGTAACTTTATAGCACTCTTTTTTGTTCCCGCATTACTGTATTACATAAATCCAAAACCTGTTTTCCACGTTGAAAATAAAAATCATTCCAAATTGATTTTAAAACCAAAGCTTACAATATCTATCCTAATTATCCTTGCAATTGTAAGTATTCCTTTCTTACTTAGGATCAAAACTGATATGGATATTGTAAATTCCTTAAATCCAAATGAGCGGATAATAGTTGATAAGGAATTTTTGGATGAAAATTTTGGTGGTAGTGATTATTTGTTTGTTGATATAAAGGGAGATTTTAAGGATCCATCAACTTTAATTGCGATGAATGAAATTGAAAGAAAATTAAATAAAATTCCTGGAGTAGTTAATACTTTTTCAATTGTGGATACAATTTTGGATTTGAGTGAAGCATTTACTGGCTTTTATTCAATACCATTTTCTAAAGATGAACTTTCAAATCTCTGGTTTTTCTTGCTTGGTAATGACACTATTTATTCAGTTGTAAATAAAGATTTGAATAGGGGAATTATTCAAGTAACAGTTAAGACTGAGAGTGAAAGTGAAACTAGAAGGCTTTTAAAAGAAATAGATAAAGTTTTAAATAGTATTCCAAAGGGATTTAGAGTATCAAATGATGTTGATTTTAAATACTATTCTAACATTTTAAATGTCAAAGAGGACAATCTAAAGAAGTTGTACGAAGCTGTTAAAAATGTAAGTTTTTCAACTCTTTCGAAACTGCATAGAGAAGATATTTTAAATTCAATTAGGCATATAGAAGAAATGTATGGTTTTTCAGTTGATGACAAAGAAGAAGTTCTAAGAAGAGTAATTAACTTAAAAGATTTTTCTGAAGAAGATTTTGAGAAAATTATGGAAGATAATCCTGACTTTGGCTATGCATTATACAATGAGCTTTATTTAAGTGTCAAAAAATGGAAAGCAATGTATTTTGCAGAACAATTAAATGTTCCATATAACAAAAACACGGAACAATATTTAAAGATTGTTGCAGAAGATAGTGTTTATAACCCATCGGATCAACCTACCTATAGTGCTGTCCATACTGGAGCACAGGAAATAGCTCTTTATGTTAGTGATTTGTTGTTTAAAAATCAATATCAATCGATGTTACTTACACTTTTAGTTGTATTTTTACTTCTCTTGCTTCAAATGAGATCCTTCAAAGTTGGGGTAATTGGTATTATACCTTCTATCTTTACAGTGTTCTTTAATTTTGCACTTATGGGAATGTTTAACATACCGTTAAATACCGCAACTATATCTATTGCTGCTATTGCGATTGGCGCAGGGGTTGATTATGCAATTCACTTTATTTCAAGATTCAAGATTGAAAGTAAGAGGATAAAAGATTCTAAAACTGCTATTATAAGGACAATATATACAAGTGGAAGAGGGATACTATTTAATGCGCTTGCAGTTTCTTTTGGTTTCTTTACGTTCTTTTTTTCAAGTATTAGGATGCTAAGACAATTTGGAGTATTAACTGGCATAACTTTACTTTTGAGTGCAATTATTACAATATTATTCTTATCATCAGCGTTCTTACTAATAAATAAAGGAGGTAGAAAGTCATGAGGAAAGTTTGGGCAGTTGTATCAATACTAGTTTTTTCAATTTTTGCTTTTTCACTGACGGGACAGCAAGTATTGGATATGGTTAAGGATAACTATCAAAATGTAAAAGATGAAAAAGCAGTATTTACATTGAAGATGACTGATGAAGAAGGCACAGTAAAGGAAAAGCAGTTTGTTATATACCTTTACAAAAAGAGTGAAGATGATGTGTACGCCATTATACGTTTTGAAAAACCGGTTTCTGATAAAAGACTTACATTACTTGTAAAAGGTGCAGATAACATATATCTTTACATGCCTGCATTTAGAACCACAAAAAGAATAAGCGGAGCTGCAAAAAATGATAGATTTGCTGGATCAGATTTTACATACAAAGATATAGAACTTGTTTACAAAGTAAGTGATAAAAATTATAAAGCAGAACTTGTAAAAGAGGATGAAAAATATTATTACCTTCATATCACACATAATGATGCAGAATTGGATTTTAAAGAGTTGAATATGAAGATAGACAAAGAACTTAAAATACCTGTCTATATCGAATTTTTTAACTGGCAAGGTGAAAAATATAAAACTATAACTTTTGAAAAGATTGAAAATATTCAAGGATACAATGTTCCAACAAAGATATTGGCAAACAACATCAAGGAAAATACTAAAACTGAAATTATTTTAAATGATGTAGAGTTTGACATAGGTATACCAGAAAGTTTCTTTTCACCTATGACTATTTCAAAGCCAATATTAAAATTTTAGGGGGTGACTTGTAATGAAAAAGGTTGTATTAGCTTTATTAGTGATATTAGCAAGTTTTGGATTTTCATATTCTCTTTTATTCGAAGGAGGATATTTATACTATGACGGAAACGATTTTTCACTTGAAACTAACAGTTTAACATTCATTCCTGTAAAGTTTAGTACTGATACAAAGTTTGATGGAACATTTTACACAAAATCCTCTTTGAGATTTGATCAAACATTTGATAATTCATATGTATACTTTGATGGACAGTTTTTTACTGCGTCATTTTTTGTTCCTTTAGCAGTTGTAAATGTAAATGAAGCGTATGTTGAAACATATACAAATTTTGGAGATTTAAAGGTAGGAAAATTTGTTGAAAAACTAGTGGATTCTGAAGTTTTTAAAGTATACGATAAAATAGGAAGTTACCTAGCAGGTGAAAAACTTTCTATTACAGGTGCAAAGTATGCTTACACAACAAATTACGGAACTTTAGGGCTCTACACCTTTTCGACATTTGAAAGTTTGCCATCTTCTACACCAGCTTCGTATGTTTATACTGTAAAAACAAATTTGCCTGATGAAACAAAGATGGCAATTTTAGCTTCAATGCAGGGTGGAGGATTACCGATTGTTTTTAAAGATCAAAAATTTGCAGATCACTTTTCCTATGCCATAAATTGGAGTGGAAATGTACTCGGTGTTGATTATGGTGTTTTGCTTGCTTATAAAAAGTCAAATTATCTAGTTGTCGATAAAATTTTAGAAGATGGAGTTCATCTTAAATGGCCATTTGTTTACACTGCATCGTTATCATTTGTTTATCAAATACCATCAACCAGTTTTATAGTTCATAATTACACTGGTTTTGAATCCGAAAATAAAAGTACATTTAATTTGCCAGTTGAAGGATTAGGAGAAGTGGAAATAGAGGAGAAAGTGCCAAGTGTTTTAGAAAATGTATTTGGCATAGAATATCAAATTGGAACCCAAGGACTTATAGGATTTGATGGATACATAAGATTATACGATTTTGAGTATTATGATAGTGCTATATCAGTATATGGAGATTATAAAAAGGATGAATTTGGTGTAAAAGGTATGGTAAAATATAACATGAAATCTGAAAAAATTGATGTTATGTACGAAGGATCATATAATGTTGATGATTATACGGCACTTTTTGCAAGAGGATTATACAGTAAAATAGATGATAGCGATACAAATGTAGTGATGATCGGTGTAAAGGTTAGTTATTAAACTTTCTGGGGGTTCTCCCCCAGATTTTTGGGGGAATACAGTGAGGATAATTAAAAAATATAAAAACAGAAAGTTATATGATACAAGTATAAAAAAATTCATTACTTTAAGCGATATTGCAAATTTTGTTAAAAATGGTGAAGCTGTAAAGGTTATTGATAACCTGGGGAATGATATTACCCAGGAAATTTTTTTGAAGGCAAGAATAAAGGGCAAAGTTTTTGGTAGTTTAAAAAAAGAAATGGTAGAAAAGTTAATTCAGGGATTTATTAAGATATTTAAAGGAAATACCGATGATTTTATTGAAATACTCCTTGATCTTGTAAATCAAGGAGTATTACCTGCAGATATTGCAAAAGAGCTTGGAAATGCAGTGATCAGACATTTTAACGAATTTGAAGACAATATGAAAAAAGATATAATTGAATTGATTAAATCGACAGGCTTTGTTCCAAAAGAAGAGTATGATAAATTAAAGAAGGAATATGAGCTTTTAAAGAAAAGGTGTGAAGGTCAAAGTGGATAAAAAATTGAGATTTCTGCTTTATATGTTTTTAAAAGACTTTAAATAATTTTAAAATTGGTTATTGGAAAAATTTTATTTTTTATGTATATATATGTACTTGACATATATAATAAAATATCATATAATAAATAATGGAAATAGTAAGACCAGTACAGGAGGTGAGGTATATGCCATTCTATGGTGGATACGGAGGCGGATATGGAAGAGGAATGGGATACGGAAGAGGATTTGGTAGAGGATATGGACGTGGTTTTGGTAGAGGCTTTGGATATGGAGCAGGTTATGGTTATTATGAACCCTCAATTGAAGAAGAAAGAGCTATGTTAATGGATTATAAAAGATATCTTGAAGAAGAATTGCGTTTTGTAGAAGAGAGATTAAGAGAACTTGATAATTATCAAGGAGGTGATAGATAATGCCAGGATTCGATGGCACAGGACCAATGGGAACAGGACCAGTTGGAAGAAGATTGGGACCATGTTCTAACAAAAATGCACCTTATACTCCAAGATACGGTTGGTTTAAACCAGTAGTTGGTTGGTTTTACGGATATGGAAGAGGATATGGAAGAGGTTTTGGTAGAGGATATGGCAGATTTGCCGGATATTGTCGAGGCGGATTTGGTAGAGGGGCAGGTCGAGGATTTGGAAGGTTTTGGTGGTAAATATACGTTAAAAGAGGGTTGGAAATCCAACCCTCTTTTAACTTAAGATAGGAGGTTGGATATGAAGATAACAATATTAAGTGGAAAAGGTGGAACTGGTAAAACAACTGTTTCTACTAATTTGGCCTATACACTTTCTAAAAAGTATAAAGTTCAATTACTTGATGCCGATGTTGAAGAACCAAATGATCATCTTTTTTTTAACGTAAATGTGGAAAAAGAAGAGAGTGTTGATATATTATTACCGGTAGTTGATAATGATGCATGTATAAGATGTGGTGAGTGTGCAAAGGCATGTCAGTTTGGTGCTATTACCTCCTTTCCAAATGCAACTGTAGTTTTTAAAAACTTGTGCCATGGTTGTGGTGTATGTTCGATGGTTTGTCCTGTTAATGCTATTACAGAAGTTCCAAAAAGTATTGGGAAGATTGTATTGGGGAAGATAAATGATAATTTAAAATTTGGAATGGGGCTTTTGAATATAGGTGAGCCGTCTGGAGTTAGAATAATAAGGCAATTAAAGAAACACATAGATGAAAATGTTGATGTAGTGTTAATAGATTCTCAGCCAGGAACTTCGTGTCCAGTTGTTGAAAGTTTAAGGAATATAGATTTTGCAATTCTTGTTACTGAACCTACTACATTTGGGTTACACGATCTTTCACTAGCTGTTGATTTAGTTAGAGAGATGAAGATTCCATCTGGAATTGTTATTAATAGAGATACTGGAAATACAAATTTGATTGATGAATATGCAAAGAAAGAGAACATTCCAATATTGTTGAAAATTCCATTTGATAGAGAGATTGCAAAATTATATTCTGAAGGAAAGATTTTTTCAGAATATTTGCCAGAATGGGAAGAAAAGTTTGCTAATGTCTTTGATACAATAAAGGGGATGGTTAAATGAAACAGTTAGCAATAGTTAGTGGAAAAGGTGGAACTGGTAAAACAACATTAAGTTCATCTTTTGGTGCACTATTGAGTCCTGTTGTTCTGGCAGATTGTGATGTTGATGCAGCAAATCTTAATCTTATGTTTAATGGTAAATTAGAAGAAAAATATGACTATTACGGTGGAAAAAAGGCTATAATAGTTCAAAATAAATGCGACAAATGTGGAATTTGTAAGAAAATTTGTAGATTTGAAGCAATTAGCTTTGAAAATGAAGTATATGAGGTAGATCAATATGCGTGTGAAGGTTGTAATGCCTGTGTTATTGCATGCCCCCAAAATGCTATTAGCCTGGAAACAGCACTTTCTGGAGAGTATTATTATTCTGTTATAGATGAACAAAAGGAAATTGTCCATGCAAATTTAAATCCCGGAGAGGAGACCTCAGGTGGTTTGGTTGCAGAAGTAAGAAAGCTTGCCTTGAAAAAGGCGGAAGAAAAAGGTAAAGATATTGTTTTAATAGATGGTGCACCAGGAATTGGTTGTCCAGCTACATCATCTATAACTGCAACAAATTATGTTGTTATAGTTACTGACCCCACTTCTTCAGGGTTGCATGATTTAAAGAGAATTGTTGAGACTGTCAGACATTTTAGAAGAGATTTTGGGGTAGTTATAAATAAATACGATTTAAATCCTGATGTAAGCAAACAAATAGAAAATTATTGTTTGAGTGATAATATTGAAATTTTAGGGAAAATTCCATTTGATGAATTGGTTGAAAAATCTAACCTTGAAATGAAACCAATTGTATTGTATGAAAATAGCATGGCTGGAAAGGCTATAAAGGAAATATTTGAAAAAGTAATGAGAAAACTAAAATAAAACAGGAGGTGTTAAGATGAAGATAGCTATACCATCACAAGGTAAAACACTTGATTCATTAAGCAACGATAGATTCGCAAGAGCAGAGTTTTTTGTAATTTATGATTTTGATAAGGGTGAGATCGTAGAAGTTGTAGAAAATACGGCAAATGAAGCCCATGGAATGGGGCCAAAGGTTTCTCAAATGCTTGCTGAAAAAGGTGTAAATGTATTAATTCTGGAAAGTGTTGGAAAAAATGCTTTTGAAGTATTAAAAGCTGCAGGGATTGAAGTATATTTGACAAAAAAGGATACATTGGCAAATATAATTGAAAATTATAAAAGTGGAAAATTGGAGAAAGTAGAAAATGCAACCCATTAAGGAGTGAGACTAGTATGAAAGTAGCATTCGGTACTATAGATGGAAAAAAGATAAATGATGAACATTTTGGACATTCAAATATATATGTTGTATATGAATTTGATGGAGAAAATTTTAAAAAAATTGAGGAGATAAAAAATCCTTATGCTGAAACTCATATGCACGCTAAGGTTGATGAAATTTTGGAATTTTTGGGACACTGTAAAGTCTGGATTGGAAACTCAATGGGAAAAGGCTCCATGGTTAAATTAGAAAAATTGGGGTATAAACCTATTTTAGTTAAAAGCAGGACTGTAGATGAAGCATTAGAAGAAGTAAAGGCGCTATTAAGTGAAGAAAAATAGTTGTTTTTTCTTTGGAGGTGATTACATGCCCTGGGTAAAGGAAAGCGATTGTATTAATGTAAGGTATGTGTAAATGTATGTCCAGTTGAAGGGGCTATAACGGTAAAAGATGATGGTTATCCTTATATAAACAACGATATTTGTACAAGATGTGGGGTGTGTATGGAAAAATGCCCAAAAAATGCTATAAGACCAAACTATGAAAATCCTTCCTTGCGTGGAATGGGAAGAGGAATGGCAAGAGGTTTTGGAAGAAATAGAGGATTTTGAAAAAAGATAAGGGAGAGTGGTTGCCAATGAAATTTGGAATTTTTGAAGCAAAAAATCATATTTTTATGGCTCCTATTAAAACTGCATTGGCTACACCAAAGACAGGTTTTATTACTGATGAACAAATTAGATATTATGAAAAAAGAGCAAAAGGTGGAGTAGGAACAATAATTTTAGAGCCGATTGCTGTACTTCCTACAGGGAAAGAGCATCCAAAGCAAACTATGCTAAATACAGATGAACATATTGAAGGATTAAAAAAATTAGTAGATACATTGCATAAATATGAAACAAAGCTTATTGTTCACTTAAGTCATGCAGGAAGAGCGGCTAATCCAAAGGTGTCAGGTGAAGTTCTTGCACCTTCATCAATAAAATGTCCATCTACAGGGCAAATTCCAGGGGAATTAACTGTTCAACAAATAAATGAAATAATCAATGCATTTAAAGAAAATGCATTGAGAGCTCAAAAAGCTGGAGCAGATGGAATTGAAATTCAATTTGGTCATGGGTACCTCGTTCATCAATTTTATTCAGAAAGATTAAATAAAAGAACAGATGAATATGGAAAAGACAAACTTAAATTTGCAAGAGATTTACTTATTGAAATAACAAAGGTCATTGAAATACCAATATTTATTAGAATTTCGGGAAGCGAATTTGTTGAGGGTGGTTTTACAAACGAAGGTTTATCAAAGATACTAGCATTGGCAGAAAGATTTGGTGTTTCGGCAGTCCATGTTGGATGGGGAAATGCATGTGATTCTGCTCCATGGTATTACAATCACATGTCGCTCCCATTGGATGTTATGGACGAGAAATTAAGAGAGATAAGAAAATTAACATCACTACCTATTATTGCAGCAGGAAGAATGTACAAGAATGAAAGATATAAATATTTGGTTGAAGAAAAGGTTGTTGACGGTGTTGTTTTAGGAAGACAATTGATTGTAGATCCTGAATTTCCAAAGAAAATAATTTCTAATTCAGATGACTATATTAGGTGTGGAAGTTGTCTTCAAGGATGTCTTGGAAATGTAAAAGCAGGGAAACCAGTAGGTTGTATTGCAAATCCAGAGGTTCACGTTGAATTTAATGGAAAAGCAACTTTAAAGAAGAAAGTTGCAATTGTTGGAGGAGGGCCTGCAGGATTATTTACAGGATTATATTTAAAGAAAAAAGGATATGATGTGACCCTTTTTGAAAGAAACAATTATTTAGGCGGGCAATGGGTATTAACGTATAGAGCACCAGGAAAGCTTTCTATGAAAGATACTTTGGATGATTTGATTAGAAAGGCAGAGAAAGAATTGAATATAAAATTGAATACTGAAGTTTCTGTAGAGACATTTAAAAAAGAAAAGTTTGATGCGATTATTGTAGCAACTGGTGCAAAACCATTTATTCCTCCAATAAAGGGACTTGAAAATTATATTACTGGTTTTGACTTTTTTGAAGGTAAAAAAGTAACAGGGGAAAAAGTATTAATAATAGGCGGAGGATTAATAGGTTTAGAAGTTGCAGAAGCGCTGGTCAAAGAAGGAAAAAAAGTAACTGTAGTTGAAGCCTTAGATTCAATTGGAAGAGGTATGGAAATCGTTGCAAGTAAGTTGTTCCAAAAAAATTATGCACCTAAAATTGATGTGTATACAAACACATTAGTTAAAGAAGTAAAAGACAAAGAGGTAATTGTTGAAAAAGATGGAAAAGAAATTTCATTAGGTCAGTTTGATGATATTGTGATAACGGCTGGGACAAAACCTGAAAACAAAATATATGAAGAATTATCTTCACAATTTGATAACGTTTATTTAGTTGGAGATGCTATGAAGGTTGGTCAGATAATTGATGCTGCTCAAGAAGCATTAGAGCTTTCAGAAAAGATATAATAAAATTAAAATAATCCCAGTAGCTAAAAGCTACTGGGATATTTATTTTTTTACATTTTTGATAAGGCATCTTCAGCTGCAACTGCAAGAGGATAAACAGTTGGGGCAGCGGTTAGTAGTGGATGTGTACCAATTTGCATGGTAAGTAAGTCTTTTATATTAACATCTTTTTGAATTGCAAGACTTATGATGTTTATTATTTCTCCTACACTCTTTCCACCAACAATTTGTGCACCTAGTAACAATCCACATTCCTTTGAGAAGATTAATTTCATTGTAATTTTTGAAGCGTCTGCAAATTTGCCTGGATGTCTATCAACAACTTCTGCTCTACCAACTACAACGTCAAAACCTTCCTCTTTTGCAACAGATTCCGTTATGCCAGCAGAAGCAAATGTTTTTCCACCGATTACGGTTGAATAAGCATTTAGTGAGCCTTTATTTGTCCTTAGAAGTCTTAATTTGTAAAGATTTGATGCTGCAATTCTTGCATCAAAAACGGCTGCGGATGCGAGCATTAATCTTGAAGGTTTTCCAGTGAAATAATCTTTGTGTTGTACACAGTCACCTGCTGCAAACACATCTTTTACTGATGTTCTCATATAATCATCAGTTTCTATGTATCCTAATTCTGTAACTTTAATTCCGAGTTTTTTTGCTAGCTCCGTATTTGGTTTATATCCAGTTGCTATAATAACTACATCGGCTGGTAGCTCTTCTCCATTTTCCAAAATGACTTTTTCTACTTTTCCATTTCCCTCAATTTTTGTAACTTTTGTACTTAATAGCACTTTGACATTGTCACTTTCAATTTCTTGTTTTGCTATTTCACCAAAATCTGCATCAAATGAGGCGGGCAATAGGTAATCTTTTGCTTCTATTAAGGTTACATTTTTACCAGATTTTTTAATTTCATCTGCAACCTCGACACCGATAAATCCTCCACCTATAATAACTATATTTTGAACTCTCTTAACTTTTTCTTGAACTTCTTCCAAGTATTTGTAATTTTTTGGTATGGAGTATACGTTTTCTAAATCATTTCCTGGGATTGGGATAACAAATGGTGTTGACCCTGTAGCAATAACTAATTTATCATATTCAAATTCTTTTCCATTTTTTGTTACTATTTTCTTTTCATTAACGTTTCCGTCTACCACTTCATCAATTAGTAAATCAATACCATTTGCCTTGAATTTATCTTCTATACCCATGTAATCGTTTTCTATTTTTCCGAGAGTATGGAATATATAAGGTATTCCACAGGGAACAAGTTCTTTTTCAAGCTTTTTTACAACAAGAATTTTCTTA of the Thermosipho africanus Ob7 genome contains:
- a CDS encoding ABC transporter substrate-binding protein is translated as MKKFLSVIIAVLVVSILFSQVEVVFWHGLSRDPDKSSIDKIIAEFEKENPDIKVKVVLVPAAETDSTKLLTAVAAGTGPDLVYLDRFTVSQRAANNVLEPMEDYLKMAGINIEEMKKQFYDFAIEECIFNGKMWALPFDTDVRILLYNKKLLEKAGYSKPPKTVYEMIDVAEKLTVEGKRGRYETVGFIPWYAQGWPYTWIYAFEGKVFDKKTGKFVFATDPGVIEAYKWQKEWADRFGYEALNAFGSLQIGDLNPFTAGKLAMIVDGNWTISGLRMFAPKDFKYEITGIPTKSGQPVTWAGGWSLAIPKGAKNKEAAAKLAYFIATKGQVIYSVDTLHLPTYKPAVDDFLKKDPSQKVFVDLLDHAKTRPPLPVGALLWDKLVEARDFVLTGQKSVEQALLDAQKEVQEEYDRIMQRVGGK
- a CDS encoding efflux RND transporter permease subunit; its protein translation is MEKLGRFVQKNAIWVVLITVLLTVFFSYEIKDLQIQDDITKYPPKDDPLVRKYDSLAREFGINSMLMVGFSIDSFNDLKAIDNLTQEISKLEGVEHVTSLTNIPLVVETDYGIEVSTVSEILKTRDINPTYLLKYKTLKDKFISDDAKAGLMLVSLESGKESETFSRLKEVIENKYPKDVHFFGVAAVNEAVKEITLKNILRLVPISIFIVILILSVTFRKISGAILPILGVIVSVIWTMGLIALFGFNITVANSIIPVALISIGTAYSIHVVNKYYEEKGERAQRVISTISDVGLAVILSGLTTAVGFLSLLTADIKPVWIMGIFSSIGVMLCNFIALFFVPALLYYINPKPVFHVENKNHSKLILKPKLTISILIILAIVSIPFLLRIKTDMDIVNSLNPNERIIVDKEFLDENFGGSDYLFVDIKGDFKDPSTLIAMNEIERKLNKIPGVVNTFSIVDTILDLSEAFTGFYSIPFSKDELSNLWFFLLGNDTIYSVVNKDLNRGIIQVTVKTESESETRRLLKEIDKVLNSIPKGFRVSNDVDFKYYSNILNVKEDNLKKLYEAVKNVSFSTLSKLHREDILNSIRHIEEMYGFSVDDKEEVLRRVINLKDFSEEDFEKIMEDNPDFGYALYNELYLSVKKWKAMYFAEQLNVPYNKNTEQYLKIVAEDSVYNPSDQPTYSAVHTGAQEIALYVSDLLFKNQYQSMLLTLLVVFLLLLLQMRSFKVGVIGIIPSIFTVFFNFALMGMFNIPLNTATISIAAIAIGAGVDYAIHFISRFKIESKRIKDSKTAIIRTIYTSGRGILFNALAVSFGFFTFFFSSIRMLRQFGVLTGITLLLSAIITILFLSSAFLLINKGGRKS
- a CDS encoding outer membrane lipoprotein-sorting protein, whose amino-acid sequence is MRKVWAVVSILVFSIFAFSLTGQQVLDMVKDNYQNVKDEKAVFTLKMTDEEGTVKEKQFVIYLYKKSEDDVYAIIRFEKPVSDKRLTLLVKGADNIYLYMPAFRTTKRISGAAKNDRFAGSDFTYKDIELVYKVSDKNYKAELVKEDEKYYYLHITHNDAELDFKELNMKIDKELKIPVYIEFFNWQGEKYKTITFEKIENIQGYNVPTKILANNIKENTKTEIILNDVEFDIGIPESFFSPMTISKPILKF
- a CDS encoding polyhydroxyalkanoate synthesis regulator DNA-binding domain-containing protein; this encodes MRIIKKYKNRKLYDTSIKKFITLSDIANFVKNGEAVKVIDNLGNDITQEIFLKARIKGKVFGSLKKEMVEKLIQGFIKIFKGNTDDFIEILLDLVNQGVLPADIAKELGNAVIRHFNEFEDNMKKDIIELIKSTGFVPKEEYDKLKKEYELLKKRCEGQSG
- a CDS encoding DUF5320 family protein, whose protein sequence is MPFYGGYGGGYGRGMGYGRGFGRGYGRGFGRGFGYGAGYGYYEPSIEEERAMLMDYKRYLEEELRFVEERLRELDNYQGGDR
- a CDS encoding DUF5320 domain-containing protein, giving the protein MPGFDGTGPMGTGPVGRRLGPCSNKNAPYTPRYGWFKPVVGWFYGYGRGYGRGFGRGYGRFAGYCRGGFGRGAGRGFGRFWW
- a CDS encoding P-loop NTPase, which encodes MKITILSGKGGTGKTTVSTNLAYTLSKKYKVQLLDADVEEPNDHLFFNVNVEKEESVDILLPVVDNDACIRCGECAKACQFGAITSFPNATVVFKNLCHGCGVCSMVCPVNAITEVPKSIGKIVLGKINDNLKFGMGLLNIGEPSGVRIIRQLKKHIDENVDVVLIDSQPGTSCPVVESLRNIDFAILVTEPTTFGLHDLSLAVDLVREMKIPSGIVINRDTGNTNLIDEYAKKENIPILLKIPFDREIAKLYSEGKIFSEYLPEWEEKFANVFDTIKGMVK